One genomic segment of Stenotrophomonas sp. 704A1 includes these proteins:
- a CDS encoding chemotaxis protein CheW, which translates to MNSTGLLDDYLDELLGDAIASAPRSDAAPAATAPRPADADATAAEREPTWDDLPAEVIYETGTVAADAAFDTAGSAGPCPADATATATAAAPEPTWDDLPADVIYETGTVAPELDAAFDTAGSAGPCPADATATATAEREPTWDDLPADVIYETGTVSADAAFDTAGGAGPCPADATPTATAPAPEPTWDDLPDEVIYETDAAESLAHTDSPGLQAAFEAAAVGDVVPPPAAPIARVAAAAPAPAARAAVAPPPRVAVDAPAANRPGTWQELQAQAHQPASSPHPQSRRASERTSRWLRLRCGSQAYALELLKVQEVVLPVPLLPLRGTAPAMLGIMNLRGQVVPVMDLGLHLGAASAADDAQTRIVVLEEDGETLGLRVSAVEDVANLTDSQIEPPDTARICQISNELFRGVARISQRPMILLDATQLLG; encoded by the coding sequence ATGAACAGCACCGGCCTGCTCGACGATTACCTCGACGAACTGCTCGGCGACGCGATCGCGTCGGCGCCCCGCAGCGACGCCGCGCCCGCCGCCACCGCGCCCCGCCCGGCGGACGCAGACGCGACCGCCGCAGAACGCGAACCGACCTGGGACGACCTCCCCGCCGAGGTCATCTACGAGACCGGCACCGTCGCCGCCGATGCGGCCTTCGACACCGCCGGTAGCGCCGGGCCATGCCCGGCGGACGCAACCGCAACCGCAACCGCCGCCGCACCCGAACCCACCTGGGACGACCTGCCGGCCGACGTCATCTACGAGACCGGCACCGTCGCCCCCGAACTCGATGCCGCCTTCGACACCGCCGGTAGCGCCGGGCCATGCCCGGCGGACGCAACCGCAACCGCAACCGCCGAACGCGAACCGACCTGGGACGACCTGCCCGCCGACGTCATCTACGAGACCGGCACCGTCTCCGCCGATGCCGCCTTCGACACCGCCGGTGGCGCCGGGCCATGCCCGGCGGACGCAACCCCAACCGCAACCGCGCCCGCACCCGAACCCACCTGGGATGACCTGCCGGACGAGGTGATCTACGAGACCGACGCCGCCGAAAGCCTCGCGCACACCGACAGCCCCGGGCTGCAGGCGGCGTTCGAGGCCGCCGCCGTCGGCGATGTGGTCCCTCCGCCGGCGGCACCGATCGCCCGGGTCGCCGCAGCCGCTCCGGCGCCTGCGGCACGCGCCGCGGTGGCGCCGCCGCCGCGGGTGGCCGTGGATGCACCGGCGGCAAACCGCCCTGGCACCTGGCAGGAACTGCAGGCCCAGGCGCATCAACCGGCCAGCAGCCCGCACCCGCAGAGCCGCCGTGCCAGCGAGCGCACCTCGCGTTGGCTGCGCCTGCGCTGCGGCAGCCAGGCCTATGCACTGGAACTGCTGAAGGTGCAGGAAGTCGTGCTGCCGGTACCGCTGCTGCCGCTGCGCGGTACCGCGCCAGCCATGCTCGGCATCATGAACCTGCGTGGCCAGGTGGTGCCGGTGATGGACCTGGGCTTGCATCTGGGCGCCGCCTCGGCCGCCGACGACGCGCAGACCCGCATCGTGGTGCTGGAAGAGGACGGCGAGACCCTCGGCCTGCGCGTGTCGGCCGTGGAGGATGTCGCCAACCTCACCGACTCGCAGATCGAACCGCCCGATACCGCGCGCATCTGCCAGATCTCCAATGAACTGTTCCGCGGCGTCGCCCGGATCAGCCAGCGCCCCATGATCCTGCTCGATGCCACCCAGCTGCTGGGCTGA